In one Pirellulaceae bacterium genomic region, the following are encoded:
- a CDS encoding PEP-CTERM sorting domain-containing protein, producing the protein MKNLTWKTYLWMMCLSLLISSADATVIVIDDFEDGTVALQATNTSRYVEFNQQATPSAIGGYRNGRVVLKSEYLSAAANSNPIPGVMAFSSGSQSLAQFVLRYAGKDYEGLKGIDLSDGGTNQVINVDFTSADFGAQTSIILFDIDEHYARIEQDLSSGPGVVSFKLSEFATEGVDVTAIDVIDFIIDGEESGDYVIDRIYATVPEPGTIAIWDLLGVGMAFYIRRKRV; encoded by the coding sequence GTGAAAAACCTAACTTGGAAAACCTACCTCTGGATGATGTGCCTCAGCCTGCTCATTTCGTCAGCCGATGCAACAGTGATCGTTATCGATGATTTTGAAGACGGCACGGTCGCTTTGCAAGCAACGAACACCTCAAGATATGTTGAATTTAACCAACAGGCCACTCCATCCGCGATTGGTGGCTATCGAAACGGCAGAGTTGTGTTGAAGAGCGAGTATCTTTCCGCTGCGGCAAACAGTAATCCGATCCCGGGTGTCATGGCCTTTTCTTCCGGATCTCAAAGCCTTGCACAATTTGTATTGAGATACGCCGGCAAGGATTATGAGGGCCTGAAGGGAATCGATCTAAGTGATGGCGGCACCAACCAAGTCATCAATGTTGACTTTACCTCGGCCGACTTTGGAGCGCAAACCAGTATTATCCTTTTTGACATCGATGAACACTATGCCCGCATCGAGCAAGACCTTTCGAGTGGACCGGGCGTCGTCAGCTTCAAGCTTTCCGAATTCGCTACCGAAGGTGTCGACGTGACGGCGATCGATGTAATTGACTTCATTATCGACGGTGAAGAGAGTGGTGACTACGTCATCGACAGGATCTATGCGACGGTCCCGGAACCAGGCACGATCGCAATCTGGGATCTTTTGGGAGTCGGGATGGCCTTCTACATTCGTCGAAAACGTGTGTAG
- a CDS encoding haloacid dehalogenase type II — translation MMKRRHLLMAGTALALTPLRNVTPAHASPAEQKAKKGERFDSIKALTFDVFGTVVDWRSSIIREGQLLSQEKSLEVDWPKFADRWRDGYMPVMQRVREGQLPYSKIDVLHRLILDGLIKDFGLEGLSPSEVDHLNRVWHRLMPWPDSVPGLNRLRGRFVVSSLSNGNVSLLVNMAKNAGIPWDCVLSAELTGHYKPDKEVYVKAADLLGLEPSEVMMVAAHPIDLRAAAKVGYRTALVLRPLERGPDRGLYFEPDPSEFDLTVNDFWDLAKQLGA, via the coding sequence ATGATGAAACGTAGACACTTGCTAATGGCTGGAACTGCTCTCGCCTTGACGCCACTCAGAAACGTGACGCCTGCTCACGCATCTCCCGCTGAACAGAAAGCGAAGAAGGGGGAGCGATTTGATTCCATCAAAGCTCTCACGTTTGATGTTTTTGGCACCGTCGTTGACTGGCGTTCGTCAATCATCCGAGAGGGGCAGTTGTTGTCGCAAGAGAAGTCGCTCGAGGTGGATTGGCCTAAATTTGCCGACCGCTGGAGGGATGGTTACATGCCAGTCATGCAGCGCGTACGAGAGGGGCAATTGCCATATTCCAAGATTGACGTCCTGCATCGCCTGATACTGGACGGCCTCATCAAAGATTTTGGGCTCGAGGGACTTTCTCCCAGCGAAGTGGATCACCTGAATCGTGTTTGGCATCGTCTTATGCCTTGGCCGGACTCCGTGCCAGGGCTGAATCGTCTTCGTGGGCGTTTTGTCGTTTCAAGTCTTTCGAATGGTAACGTATCGCTACTTGTCAACATGGCAAAGAATGCTGGGATACCGTGGGACTGCGTCCTTTCCGCCGAACTCACTGGACATTACAAACCTGACAAAGAAGTCTATGTGAAAGCAGCCGATCTGCTTGGATTAGAGCCAAGTGAGGTCATGATGGTTGCTGCTCATCCGATCGATCTTCGCGCGGCTGCCAAAGTTGGATATCGAACTGCTCTCGTGCTTCGACCTTTGGAACGCGGTCCGGATCGTGGCCTTTATTTCGAGCCGGATCCAAGTGAATTCGACTTAACGGTGAATGACTTCTGGGATCTAGCCAAGCAATTGGGGGCCTGA
- a CDS encoding lamin tail domain-containing protein — protein sequence MHSRKKSKPRSHDLTRLRYESLESRILLVSDLLISEIMADNTRTLADEDGHYEDWIEIYNKGEIPVSLRGWSLTDDTTDLQKWRFPDRLLGPSEYLVVFASGKSRSQPTAELHTNFSLNADGEYLALVQPDGTTLASEFSPQFPAQREDRSHGILQQHVSTKLISETSAVDILVPTKAEDLASHWGDASFNTGDWTAGPKGSGIGFEDRFAGGFNQYATTILEDKPTSYWHLSEAASPVQDSATNGLVSDNGAFVDGVVPQQASHWIGERANGDASVRLDGKTGYIEISDSDDLQLGTGDFTISLWAKKDSANRRVLLNKRAGVDDYFEIEWQISNNIQLDVVVDDRQRVDISSTTPLMENVWYHIAFSVDRDSLTNSRVYINGIDDTGSVVLDDGDVSIPGAPLHLGRRTDNSQRFWDGLIDEVAIFKEALSAERIAAQVAAANVTDGDPATGVFGSLIATDVTGAMSGKNASAFVRIPFSISDIDAVDRLMLRMRYDDGFVAYLNGELIAQRNAPASPAWDSTATASRIEWYPNHVAATQSEQIDISSHLSQLQAGEHNVLAIQGLNVTRDDADFLISAELFSTEVTTLDTNNNFATPSPGVPNRDPLVADPELSVHRGIFSSSDTDAFAVEIRTSTPGATIVYTTDGSTPSLTNGNAVTGINGTPPIAMVSINETTTLRAGAFHTDLLPSNFETHTYIFLDSVLAQPSDPAGFPEIWRRRTADYAMEQDPTDLALIAGDPRMTEEQYNAVITDSLLSLPTMSIVMDNEDLFGTRGIYSNTESRGTAWERPASLEYILPDGTRGFQIDAGLQIMGGTSRNPTATPKHSMRLLFKNQYGPGRLDYPLFPEAEVESFNSIALRANIRDGWPINDRTYAAGPNSTYIRDQWAKASQAAMGQPATAGKFVHLYLNGLYWGLYNPTERPDAAFLADRIGGDDSDYDTVKFCCPQRAVDGSIEKWNQLLSLSQQGLVSDTAYQFIQGNNPDGTRNENYEVLIDVDSFIDYVINGQYHGSLDWPGNYYAVRDQRAESEGFKFFTWDNDLAFPKSDVNKDKSTSTNDVGFEFWWTDSPGVIDMALRQNAEYRLRFADRVQRHLFHDGIYTPRAAAELWSTLADQIKDAVVAESARWGDWLGPQFTPSEHWQPAVDNMLENYFPFRTDIVLDQMRSHGLYPHVDAPIFEVNGFEQHGGEVGIGDQLSIAGADGTTVYFTADGSDPRSGPEGISWTPWVQFGNSTRFHVPANESLGQSWTATDFDDSEWPNVTGPIGFGSRLVDYFSTNVSENMYRQNATVYARVEFDADDIAQTDRLRLQLDVDDGFVAYLNGIEVARNNAPDDLSFESRAEVDVRREPTDTVLNLTSHLPILKPKGNVLAIHGLNSRSGSRDFLIAPVLEGGVLKESSLSKSAELYSEPLRLEATSTVQARAFSKGEWSALAEATFTRKNPLRIDEIMYHPAAPSASEQSAGFNNDDDFEYIEIVNPGKQSINLKDIRFVRNTDNSQGVSFDFSGSLINELAPGDRVLVVEDLAAFETRYGSGLPVAGQWTGQLSNRGETITLVSSDQTIQQFSYEDSWDVTTDGGGYSLQVVNAHALDLGQWSLAEGWRSSLLVGGTPGNGPPISADINNSGRIDAADIDLLSAAIQAVSPEPQFDLNVDERVDDQDRNFLIHNVLRTNLGDTNLDGVFDSSDLVLIWQNNEYEDGIASNSGWAEGDWNGDGEFDSGDLVAAFSSGAYRSPIAAAVDAIFINRSRQR from the coding sequence ATGCATAGCCGGAAGAAATCCAAACCACGATCACACGATCTGACTCGATTGAGATACGAGTCGCTCGAAAGCCGAATACTCCTCGTCAGCGACCTCTTGATTAGCGAGATAATGGCAGACAACACTCGCACGCTAGCCGACGAAGACGGTCATTACGAAGATTGGATTGAAATCTACAACAAAGGGGAGATACCCGTTTCGCTTCGGGGTTGGTCGCTCACCGATGACACGACGGATTTGCAGAAATGGCGATTTCCCGATCGGCTGCTTGGACCAAGTGAGTACCTGGTCGTCTTCGCTTCCGGCAAGAGTCGCTCCCAACCAACGGCGGAACTGCATACCAATTTCAGCCTGAACGCAGACGGAGAATACCTAGCCCTGGTACAACCGGACGGTACGACCCTAGCCAGCGAATTTTCACCACAGTTTCCAGCTCAGCGCGAAGACCGCTCCCACGGTATCCTTCAACAACACGTGTCGACAAAACTTATTTCGGAAACGTCCGCAGTGGACATATTGGTGCCGACCAAAGCCGAAGACTTGGCCTCCCATTGGGGTGATGCCAGCTTTAACACGGGCGACTGGACGGCAGGCCCCAAAGGATCAGGGATTGGCTTTGAAGACCGTTTCGCAGGCGGATTCAACCAATACGCGACGACCATCCTGGAAGACAAACCCACCTCCTATTGGCACTTAAGCGAAGCTGCCAGTCCCGTCCAAGATTCAGCCACAAACGGATTAGTTTCTGACAACGGCGCATTCGTGGATGGCGTAGTCCCTCAACAGGCCAGTCACTGGATTGGCGAGAGAGCAAACGGCGATGCGTCCGTTCGTCTCGATGGCAAAACGGGTTACATTGAGATTTCCGATAGCGATGACCTGCAGCTTGGAACGGGCGACTTCACGATTAGCCTGTGGGCCAAAAAGGACTCCGCGAATCGCCGTGTTTTGCTGAACAAACGGGCTGGAGTGGACGACTACTTTGAAATCGAGTGGCAGATTTCAAACAACATTCAATTGGACGTTGTTGTGGATGACAGACAACGGGTGGACATTTCTAGCACCACGCCGCTTATGGAAAATGTCTGGTATCACATCGCATTTTCTGTTGATCGAGATTCACTGACGAATTCTCGAGTTTACATTAACGGAATTGACGACACGGGCAGCGTCGTTCTCGACGACGGAGACGTGTCAATTCCTGGTGCACCTTTGCATCTTGGCCGACGAACCGACAATTCTCAACGTTTCTGGGATGGACTGATTGATGAAGTTGCCATTTTCAAAGAGGCCTTGAGTGCCGAGAGGATTGCAGCGCAAGTCGCCGCCGCCAACGTAACGGATGGCGACCCGGCGACAGGAGTTTTTGGCTCGTTAATCGCCACGGACGTGACCGGAGCCATGTCAGGGAAAAACGCGTCGGCGTTTGTGCGCATCCCGTTTTCGATCTCCGACATTGATGCGGTCGATCGACTCATGTTACGGATGCGCTATGACGACGGGTTTGTGGCCTACCTGAATGGTGAACTGATTGCCCAACGGAACGCCCCGGCTTCGCCCGCTTGGGATTCCACGGCCACCGCATCACGGATTGAATGGTATCCCAATCATGTTGCGGCGACACAATCTGAACAGATCGATATCTCATCTCACCTATCGCAGTTGCAAGCAGGCGAGCACAATGTGCTGGCGATCCAGGGGTTGAATGTAACCCGCGACGACGCGGACTTTCTTATCTCGGCCGAACTGTTTTCCACTGAAGTCACGACGCTGGACACAAACAACAATTTCGCCACGCCGAGCCCAGGCGTTCCCAACCGTGACCCCCTGGTCGCCGATCCGGAATTGAGTGTTCACCGAGGTATATTTTCAAGCTCCGACACCGACGCATTTGCCGTCGAAATCCGCACGTCCACACCGGGAGCCACCATCGTTTACACCACCGATGGTTCCACACCATCACTCACAAACGGTAACGCCGTGACGGGGATAAACGGAACGCCTCCGATCGCCATGGTTTCGATCAATGAAACGACAACATTGCGAGCCGGCGCGTTTCACACTGATTTGCTCCCCTCGAATTTTGAGACACACACTTACATTTTCCTCGATTCGGTATTGGCACAGCCAAGCGACCCAGCCGGCTTTCCAGAAATCTGGAGACGCAGGACTGCCGACTATGCAATGGAACAGGATCCGACCGATCTGGCTCTCATCGCAGGCGATCCTCGTATGACGGAGGAACAGTACAACGCAGTCATCACCGACTCACTTCTCTCGCTACCGACGATGTCGATCGTGATGGACAACGAAGATCTGTTTGGAACACGTGGAATTTATTCCAACACCGAATCACGGGGAACAGCATGGGAACGCCCTGCATCGCTTGAGTACATCTTGCCCGATGGCACGAGGGGCTTCCAGATTGACGCGGGTCTGCAGATCATGGGCGGCACGTCGCGGAATCCGACAGCCACGCCAAAGCATTCAATGAGGTTGTTGTTCAAAAATCAATATGGCCCCGGCCGGCTCGATTATCCGTTGTTTCCGGAGGCAGAAGTTGAATCATTCAATTCAATTGCCTTACGAGCCAACATTCGCGACGGATGGCCCATCAACGACCGGACCTATGCAGCAGGACCCAACTCAACCTATATCCGGGATCAATGGGCGAAAGCATCACAGGCGGCAATGGGACAGCCAGCAACGGCCGGCAAGTTCGTCCATCTCTACCTCAACGGACTCTATTGGGGGCTCTACAACCCGACCGAACGACCTGACGCCGCGTTTTTGGCCGACCGGATCGGGGGGGACGACTCGGATTACGACACGGTCAAGTTTTGTTGTCCACAACGGGCAGTCGACGGCAGCATCGAAAAGTGGAATCAATTGCTGAGTCTTTCGCAGCAGGGGTTGGTCAGCGACACCGCTTACCAATTTATCCAGGGGAACAATCCTGACGGCACCCGCAATGAAAACTACGAAGTGTTAATCGATGTCGACAGTTTCATTGACTACGTCATCAACGGCCAATACCACGGGTCGTTGGATTGGCCCGGTAACTACTACGCAGTGCGCGACCAGCGGGCGGAGAGTGAGGGATTCAAGTTTTTCACCTGGGACAATGATTTGGCATTTCCAAAATCGGATGTCAACAAGGACAAATCGACGTCCACCAACGATGTGGGTTTCGAATTCTGGTGGACCGATTCACCCGGTGTCATCGATATGGCGTTGCGTCAAAATGCTGAGTATCGTCTGCGTTTTGCCGACCGCGTCCAACGTCATTTGTTTCATGACGGCATTTACACTCCCCGGGCAGCTGCCGAGCTTTGGTCAACACTTGCCGACCAGATCAAAGACGCCGTGGTTGCTGAATCAGCTCGATGGGGCGATTGGCTGGGCCCGCAGTTCACACCCAGCGAGCATTGGCAACCAGCGGTCGATAATATGCTGGAGAATTACTTTCCGTTCCGCACTGACATTGTGCTCGACCAGATGAGAAGTCACGGGCTCTATCCTCACGTCGACGCTCCGATATTTGAAGTCAACGGATTCGAACAACACGGTGGCGAGGTCGGCATCGGAGACCAGCTGAGCATCGCTGGAGCGGATGGCACGACGGTCTATTTCACCGCCGACGGCAGCGACCCTCGCTCTGGCCCCGAAGGCATTAGCTGGACACCCTGGGTGCAATTTGGCAATTCAACCCGATTCCATGTGCCCGCCAACGAATCGTTGGGGCAATCCTGGACAGCCACCGATTTCGACGATTCAGAGTGGCCAAACGTCACCGGACCGATTGGCTTCGGCTCTCGACTGGTTGACTATTTTTCCACCAATGTTTCCGAAAACATGTATCGACAAAACGCCACGGTTTACGCTCGAGTCGAGTTCGATGCGGACGATATCGCGCAAACCGATCGCCTAAGATTGCAGCTAGACGTTGACGATGGTTTTGTTGCCTATCTCAATGGAATCGAAGTTGCACGCAACAATGCTCCCGACGATCTGTCCTTCGAATCGAGGGCAGAGGTCGATGTGCGTCGAGAGCCGACTGATACCGTTTTGAACTTAACCTCACACCTTCCCATCCTAAAACCAAAGGGCAATGTGCTCGCAATCCACGGACTCAACTCAAGGTCTGGAAGCCGAGATTTTTTGATTGCGCCGGTGTTGGAAGGTGGTGTTTTGAAAGAATCGTCCTTATCCAAGTCGGCCGAGTTGTATTCCGAGCCTCTGCGTCTCGAAGCAACATCGACGGTACAGGCCAGAGCATTCTCCAAGGGTGAGTGGAGCGCGCTCGCGGAAGCGACTTTCACTCGGAAAAACCCATTACGAATCGATGAGATCATGTATCATCCGGCCGCTCCCTCGGCCTCTGAGCAGTCAGCCGGATTCAACAACGATGATGATTTCGAGTACATCGAAATCGTCAATCCAGGTAAGCAATCGATCAACTTGAAAGATATTCGGTTCGTCAGGAACACGGACAACAGTCAAGGTGTGAGTTTTGATTTTTCGGGAAGTTTGATCAACGAACTTGCCCCAGGAGATCGTGTGCTAGTGGTCGAAGACTTGGCAGCCTTCGAGACTCGCTATGGTTCAGGATTGCCGGTGGCCGGACAGTGGACCGGACAGTTGAGCAATCGTGGTGAAACGATCACCTTGGTCTCGAGCGATCAAACGATTCAGCAATTCTCATACGAAGACTCGTGGGACGTGACCACTGACGGCGGCGGATATTCACTGCAGGTCGTCAATGCACACGCCCTAGACCTTGGCCAGTGGAGTCTTGCCGAGGGTTGGCGATCGAGCCTGCTGGTCGGAGGAACGCCAGGTAACGGGCCGCCCATCTCAGCTGACATCAACAACAGTGGACGCATTGACGCTGCCGACATCGATCTCTTGTCCGCTGCGATTCAGGCGGTTAGCCCTGAACCGCAATTCGATCTCAACGTCGACGAGCGGGTCGACGATCAGGACCGGAACTTTCTGATACACAACGTGTTGCGAACAAATCTGGGTGATACCAATCTAGACGGCGTATTCGACTCCAGCGATCTCGTCTTGATATGGCAAAACAACGAGTATGAAGATGGCATCGCCTCGAACTCGGGCTGGGCCGAAGGCGACTGGAACGGCGATGGCGAGTTTGATTCTGGTGATTTGGTGGCAGCGTTTAGTTCCGGCGCCTATCGATCACCCATCGCGGCTGCCGTGGATGCGATTTTCATCAACCGTTCGCGTCAACGATGA